TTTTCTTAAAATATTTTTATTTGAAACAACAAACTCGTCAAAAGATTTTGGTTCACTTCCAGTTATAATTTTTACCCATTGAGTTGTATTAGGGCTCTTTTGAAATCTTGGAAAGTAATGCAACATTATCATTACTAATATAAACATTGTAGGAATATTTTCTTTTCGTTTTGTTAAATAGAATTGAAACAAATTTGGTGAAATAAATTTTATTGTTTTTCCAATTCCTTTACTTATTTTTTCTGCTATTTCGGTAAATGTCAAAATTTCATTGTTAGTTAACTCATAACTTTTATTAATATGATTATGAGGTTCTATCAAAACTTGAGCAGAAACATTACCAATATCTTCAACTTCAATTAATGTGAATTTTGCATCTCCTGCTGGCAGATAAATTCTAAGATTATTCAGTATGTCATTGCTTAAAGTGGTTGTAAAATTCTGCATAAAATATGCTGGTCGTAAAAATGTGAATGGAATTTTACTCACTACAATTAATTTTTCAATTTTATGATGAGGTATAATTTTATTTTTTTCAACTCCTTGCACAGATAAAAAATACAATGTGCTTTATTGAAGTTTTCTTTGCTGTTTCAACTAGGGGTGCAAAGTATTTTTTAACATCGGAATTTTGGGGTGGACGGTGCAAAAAAAGTATATCAATGTTTTGTAATGCAGGCAAAAAAGTATCAACATTCATAAAGTCAAATTTCATTTTATTGACGCTAAAATTAGAAAGCTTTTCATTGCCAAAATCTTCACACTTAACACCAGCATAAATTTCAAGTTAGTGGTCAAGTTTTTTTAAAGCAGATAATACCTCACCTCCAACATTCCAAGTCGCTCCAGTTATTAAAACATTTATCATGATATTATTTTTAGATTAGGTTGTTAATTATAAGGTTTGTTTGATGTTTAAAGTATTAAATTGTACTAAAAAAAGTTAACAGTTTAATTAATTAGGTTTTTCAATAATACGAGTTTTTCGATAATGCTTCATTTATAATTTTACTGTTTTGATTATTGTTTTTTGAATCATGAATTTTAAACTATAAGATTTATTTAACACCTTAATGATTTTATGTTTCGCTTCTTAGGTTAAATATTTACAAGCCTTTTTAATGAATTTTTTATGGTTCACATTTTTTAGTGTAAACCTATTTTAGGACAAGACAATGAATTAGCTACAAACATTCTTATGTAGTTAGAATAAGATTTATTTATTTGACTAATAATAAATACTTTAAATACTATTTTTTAAAATAGAAAAAACGGGGTAATTTCAATTTATGTTAATTGACTTTACGAAGGAACTCAGATTTTAAAGCCATTGAACCTAATTCATAAATTTTACAGTCAATGTTATGGTCACTATCAAAATTTAGACGAATATTTTTAACTTTAGTACTTGCCATTATTGGCTTGGGAAATCCTTTAACAGGTAGATTTATGATAACAATTATACTATCCCCTTTTGAAGTTCATTACCGTTTGAGTCAGTAATTATATTTTTTTTCTGTGTCATCTTGTTCATTAGGATTCCATTCATAACCGCATTCAGGACAGGCATACAAATCGTTTCCTAATGAGTAGCAATAAAGCAATTTGCATTTTAGACAAGTTTTCAAATTAAATTATTTTTTAAGTATATTTTTTACTTCAATATTTTACATTTTATTGTAAACATATTTTGGGATAAGATTAATCGTTATAGTAAGTGCAAAATGACTGCTTAGTTGTATCAAGATGAATATGATTTATGTAATGCTCTTCCTGAAACAAGAAGGCCAACAAAATCAAGTGCTATCCGAAGAAAATTATAATTCCACCATGATTGACACATCTCTTTTAGTTTCACTGGGTCGAGTTCAGTCTTTTCGCCATACCAACCTACATATTCATTAATCGGTAGAAAATGTAACATTGTAAAAGTTATGTCAGCTAAAGTCACGACCAAAGCAATGAGCAACAAATTGCGAATTGCTTTTGAAGTTCGCCAATAAGCGATTGGAGAAATAATTGCGAATACCAATACTGCCAACTTTATCATGAAATAGTCTCCAGGTTCGGTGACATGAAAAAAAGCACGCAAGTTTTTGACAGATTCTAAATCACCGGTTCTCCAATTTGCGGCAATAATTATCATGTCGAAAACCATCCCGACAAATAGGAAATACCAAATGGTAAGATTCGTCCAAAGAATAATTCGCTTGTTCATATTAATATTCATTAGTTGTTAATGTTCAATGTAGTTAAAACTAATAGTTCGAATTATATATTCCAAATTTTATTTCCTTAACAAAGTTAACGGTTCACACTGTCTCAAGAGCATGACCCATAATGTATAAACATACGCATAAATTTCATCTTTTTTAAAATAGCGAATATAATTATTTTCTCAAGTAACTACAATTTACATTTTGGATTTTAATACAGGTTTTGTACTGCGTACCTATAATTAAATTTGTGTATTTACAATTATTTTCTTTCATTGAAATGAATCTCAATGATTTTCCACTTCGTTACTTAGTTTGTCACAAGCAGTTAAGGAAAAAGTTTGATTGGAATATAATTCATAGATTTAGGGATCTCAAATTTCAAACAAGTCACTTTATATCATTTTTTTAAATAGCGAAATAATTTTTTTGACAAAAGCAATTATAATTAACGTAATTATTCCTCCTATTACTCCAAAAATAGATTCTTTTATAAGGGTTGGCCACTCAGATAAAATGTGGTGCAAATATTCAATATTATGTGCAAAAATACCACCCGACACAAGTAATAAAGCTATAGTACCTACCACTGAAAATGTTTTGATAACAATTGGTAGGGCTTTTACAAATAATAATCCAATTGCATTTAAAAAACCCTTCTTATTAGATTTTTCAATCATATAAAATCCAAAATCATCCATTCTAACAACCAACGCTACAATGCCATAAACACCAACAGTAGTTATTATGGAAACAAGTGATATGGTTAAAATTTGTACACTTAAAGTTTTGTTTAATACTGAACTTAATGCAATAATTACAATTTCAACTGAGAGCATAAAATCGGTGATTATAGCTGATTTTATTTTTACTTTTTCCAATTCAGCATCTTGTTCAATTACACCAACTGCTGCTTTCTTTGCGGGTTGTTTTTTATGAAAAAAGTATTCTACAATTTTTTCTACACCTTCATACGCAAGGTAAAAACCTCCAAGTATAAGTATTATTATTATGGCTGCCGGTAAAAAATTATTTAGCAATAAAGTTATAGGTACAATAATCAACTTGTTAATAAATGAACCTTTTGTAATTGCCAACAAAACAGGAATTTCTCTGGAGGCTACAAAACCCGTTGATTTTTCGGCATTAACAGCCAAATCATCACCAAGTATTCCAGCTGTTTTTTTTGTAGCAAGTTTGGCATTAATAGCAACGTCATCCATCAATGCAACTATGTCGTCTAAAATTGCAAAAAAACCTGAAGCCATGTTGGTATTAAATTTATTTTGATGAGTTATTGAATCAAGTTCAAATTATTTAGCAGTTAACAAGATTTTCAATTTCCAACAATTGATACAAGGTCTTAAAGGCTATTGAAACCTTATTTATCATTTCTTTTGGTTGATTGGGCAAATTGAGAAATATTTATATAATTTGATATCCCGTAAATAAAAGGAAGGGAAATATTATTCTTTTCATTTATATTACATGTATTACTTAATTGATATTAACTTGTAAAGCTAATAAAATTCTAATCAGAACTTGTATAACTTCACTAAAGGCTTAGAATATGGTAGTCATGCCTAACCTAATTAATATTAAAAGTAGATGTTAATTTTTTGACTAGGCATCTAGTTTACTACCCTTTGACATAAGCTAATTTTTCAGCCACTTTCCCATTTGTAACCTTAAAAACATCGATTCCGCGTAAATGCCAGGGTTTTCCTTCTTTTGTCTTATGATAAATCCATCTTACTATACATCGATTGTCAGCAACAATAATTTCTTCCGCTTCAAAATAAGCATCAGGATTCGCAATAAAAAAATGTTGCCAAAATTCTCTAACTTTAATAGCTCCTTCTATATGAGTGCCATCTGGCATTGGATTTGTATTTTCAAATAAACAATCTTCAGTCATGAGATTCATTACACCATCTACATCATGTTTATTAAAAGCTAAATTAAAATTTTCTATTGTGGTTAATGTAGAATCTGAATTATCGAACTTTTCTTTTCTATTTTTTTTATCCATTTTCTTTTTATTGTTTGCATTAAAAAATACCACTTTTCATTAATTTAATTCGAATCATTGAAAATTGGAACCATAATAATATTGATTGTTACAAAGTAATTGACTTAAAAGCCATTGTAACCTACCTTTTCACATTTGTTTTTAGCAATTCGTTTTTATTCGATGACATTTCCTATTAGGAATAAATTTTTTATAATTTTTCTTGAAGCAATGATGTAGAAGATGCCACTCTAATTTCTTAATTAAAATTTCTCATCACCTGTTAGAAATACAAAATATATCTAAGACTCAATTTGATTTAAGATTGCCTTTGTAGTCATATTTAATATCAGACTGATTATTTTTTTTCCAAATCATTGTACCTTCTATTTGATTACCATTTACTTTTCCCTCAATCTCGATTGTTCCTTCTGATAAACTAGATATTGTACCATAAAAAGATATAACCCCATTTTCCAATTTTGCTATATATGGGGCAGACTTAAATCCAAATTGATGACAGGTTTTTGAATCTATAATCCCTTTATCAAAGTCGAACACATCAGAGTCTTGTTTTTCTGGATGATTTACATCCCAGCTGACTAGAGAATATGATTTACCATCGAGTTGATTATCAGTTCCATTTCCACATGCAACTGTAAAAAACAACAACATAAAACTAATGAGATTAATTTTAAACATATAATTAAATTTTAATAGTGAAAAAATGTAAAATGAGTATTCTACTTTATAAATAAAATTGATTTCTTTAAACGAATTATGTTTAAAAAATTTTAATCGATGGAAACAACTTAGAAACAGTTTTGAAAATATGAACGTTGATTAAATTACTTTAGTCACAATCTCAAGGTTATAAATACCTAAAAGTTGGCTTTTGACAATTTGATTAAGTTTCATAGCAACTTCACTAACTTGGAATTCAACAGTAATCCAATGTTTTTAATATAAGTCTTTATAAACAAATAATTTGTCAGATTAAAGGTGTAATTATATAAAAATTTACTATGTAAATGCCAGGTATATAATGATACTATTATAAATGTTTTGCAAAATCAATCCTACCTTGAAAATCGATGACCACTGCTGGTTCATCCCCAACTATCCATGCATCATGACCTGAAGGTAAAAGTGAAACATCTCCCGGTTTACAGTCAAATTCAGTTCCATCGTCCATTTTTACCCTGAGGATGCCAGAAACATGGTACTGAAAGTGAGGGGCTTCGCAACTTTGTGTGTTGACAAGTGACTATACAGAAGTTGCCCAGTGCCAGCCTGGCTCGAAAATCCCTCTCCCTACAATTGCTCCACCTACATTTATAAGCTCTTGCCTTCCTTTTGGAAATTCACGAACTTCATCTGGTGTTCCAAAGTTTTTCCATACAGCCATTTTTATTTTTGATCCATATGCGTTATGATTATTATTGATAATGTAATTTAAAACAAATAAATGGAATAAAAATGAAAATTCTTTGGAAAAACAAGCAAATTTAAAGTATTATCTAATTAAAATTGTCAATCCTAAATTTGTTTAAATGACTGATTGTAAAACAATTATTAATTTAATAATTCACAGCCCAACTTCTATCAAACGAAGTGCGGTTCATTTTTTCTCATTTCAATAATCAAGCAACTCTATTATTAGAATTTAAGGTAAGATATATTGTTTTAACCATTTCCAATTTTCTTCTGCGGCTTTATACGGATGA
Above is a window of Chlorobiota bacterium DNA encoding:
- a CDS encoding DUF1772 domain-containing protein; protein product: MNKRIILWTNLTIWYFLFVGMVFDMIIIAANWRTGDLESVKNLRAFFHVTEPGDYFMIKLAVLVFAIISPIAYWRTSKAIRNLLLIALVVTLADITFTMLHFLPINEYVGWYGEKTELDPVKLKEMCQSWWNYNFLRIALDFVGLLVSGRALHKSYSS
- a CDS encoding DUF808 family protein, whose protein sequence is MASGFFAILDDIVALMDDVAINAKLATKKTAGILGDDLAVNAEKSTGFVASREIPVLLAITKGSFINKLIIVPITLLLNNFLPAAIIIILILGGFYLAYEGVEKIVEYFFHKKQPAKKAAVGVIEQDAELEKVKIKSAIITDFMLSVEIVIIALSSVLNKTLSVQILTISLVSIITTVGVYGIVALVVRMDDFGFYMIEKSNKKGFLNAIGLLFVKALPIVIKTFSVVGTIALLLVSGGIFAHNIEYLHHILSEWPTLIKESIFGVIGGIITLIIIAFVKKIISLFKKMI
- a CDS encoding nuclear transport factor 2 family protein is translated as MDKKNRKEKFDNSDSTLTTIENFNLAFNKHDVDGVMNLMTEDCLFENTNPMPDGTHIEGAIKVREFWQHFFIANPDAYFEAEEIIVADNRCIVRWIYHKTKEGKPWHLRGIDVFKVTNGKVAEKLAYVKG